CTTCTGCAGTGAGAACGACAAAAGAGATGTTTTCTGCACGCACCTCATCACCCTGAGTTATTTCTTGGCGAGTATATGTTGTTTCGCCTCGTATAAGAACAGTTGGGAGAGATAATAGCACAACATCCATTATCCATATATAGGAGGTGAACTGATGCGACCTGCTGCTGACTGATGCAAGAAAAGCATACGACATCTTTAAGAGTTTCATGAGGTCCTCTAGAAGACCGTATGGACAATGGGCACTGATCTAAAACAATCCAGGTCGATGTTTTCTGCACGCACCTCATCACCGAGTTAAATTTCTTGGCGATAGTAGCATATACGTTGTTTCGCCTCCTATACGAACAGTTCGAGAGATAATAGCACAGCATCCATATAAGAGGTGAACTTGATGCGACCTGCTGCTGACTGATGCAAGAAAAGCATACTGACATCTTCAAGAGTTTCATGAGGTCCTCTAGAACCAAAGTTTCATGAGGTCCTCTAGAACCAAAGTCGTATGGACAATTTGGCACTGATCTAAAACAATCCAAGTTGATTCCACTCGATGCAAAGAAGCTCCAAGTCCCTTATCTTTTAATTTAAGATGGTATGAATAGATTGAGGCAGTACTTAAGTCAACATTTCGTTACGAGGAATAGACAAAAAGTGTATTGCTGAGATgagtaaaatatttttttaaaacaaaataaTACCAGAGAGGAAAGAAGGGAGGTATGAGCGGCATGCGCCCCCGCTCATACATGGATAAGGGTTTGAGGTCGGCAAGATTATTATATACATGAGAAGAACTTCGGATAATTGGACCTGAACTTAACTAATGCGGAATGGTTATAGGAAAAAGATCCAACCCGCATCTTAGGAGTAtgttctccctttgaggataAACCCACCCACTCATCTTGAAACCAAACACCTAAAAAAGGATCCAACCCAAGCCAAGCCACTTCAACCCACAAACGAAACACATACTATGAAAGACAATGATGAGTTTGTCGGTAAACAGGCTTTGGGATGAATCTACTATGAAAAACATCCAAACAAGTAGGAAAACATAGAATTAGAATGACATACATATAGGTTCTTAAGTTAACTTTTGATTGAATTTACATGATTGATGAGGGGTGAAGCCAATAAATTTGTAGTCAGTTAAGTTGGGTATCTGAATCTGATAGTGAACTATCAGTACCATCTATCATTTTTATAGTCTCCTAATACAACTATGGCCAAACAATAGGTTAAGTTTATAATCTCCTCTCCATGTCCCGCTCTGTAAGGGTGTTAATTAGTGATTCTTAAATACATCTCCAACtctttttatttaaatttttttactatttttcaaaataaaatcaaaataaaattttattttgaaaaatagtTCAAATTTTCAACTGAAAAAATTGAAGGTGCCCGGATCACCAGTTAACATCCCTACCGCTATCCATTTCCCTATCCCACAAACTATCCGAACGCCACCTAAGACTGCGTTTAGTTTGTGAAAAAGTTTACACAGtaaccgtcacatcgaattttcggacacatgcatgaaatattaaatatagttaaaaaaataactaattatatagtttaactgattatcacgagacgaatcttttaaacctaattaaacgCCGGCTACAGAGTCAATTAAACACCCCCAAGCTACAGAGTCCCTGACAGGCTTAACGCAGGCTTGTCCGGATCCTTTACGCCAGTGAAGCCTTCTGGAAccgaacgcgccgccgccgccccctcccatgACCCAACTCCCCCCTCCCCCAGCAGGCTACAGAGATAGCGGCGAGGCGAGCAATCCCGCACAAGGATTCAAACCAAAACCCTAAACCAACTCCTCCCCCGCTCGCCGGCATGGCCCCGaagcgcccggccgccgccggcgcgccgccggggtCAGGCTCCGACGCCTCCGACCGCGAGGCGGGCGACGTCCGctacacccgccgccgccgtcgcaactCCCCCTCCCCGGTCCGTTCCCCCTCCCGcttccgctcccgctcccggtCCCCGTCCCGATCCCGCTCCAAGACACCTCCCCCCAACCTCCGCCCTaacgccgccgcgctctcctCCACCCCAACCTCCGCGGGCGCCGACTTCGCGGCCGCATCTGActccgacgccggcggccgcgcctcgCCCCCAAGGCGCGGGGACCGCAAGGGTCCGCCCCGCGACCGCCTCGACTCCGATGCGGACGCCGACGCCAGgtccggcggccgcgccccgtCCCCGAggcgccgcggcgagcgctCCCCCAGCTTCCACTCCGACtcggacgccgacgccgccggccgcgtgcGGTCCCCGAGGCGCAACCGCGAGCGCACCCCCCGCCTCCGCtccgactccgactccgacaactCCTTGGCGCCCGCCGGATCCGAGGACGAAGGCGCCGGCGACGCCTCGCCGTTGCCCCGCGCGCGTCGTTCCTCCCGCATCGAGACCTCCAACATCAAGCCCGTCAGCACGCGCCCGATGGAGgtgccccgccgcgcctccgccggtTCCTCCAGGCGCAGCTCCAAGCGCCGCCACAGCTCCCCGGAGCAGCAGAAGCGTCCACCCCGGGTCTGGAGCCCTGAAGACGAGATCACCATACTGTTTGCCCTCATCGACTACCGTGCCAAGAAAGGCCGGCTCCCTGCGTCGATTCAGGACACAGGCAAGGTACACAGCCAGATTAGTGGCCAGCTCACTGCTAATGCGTCCACTACCCAGCTTAGTGATAAGATTAGGCGCCTCAAGCATAAGTACAAGTTGCTGGTGACCCGTGCAAAGAATGGACGGGATCCTGATTTGCCAACGGAGCATGAACGCGATGTCTATGAACTTAGCAAGAGAGTTTGGGGATTTACGAGTGGCGGTGCATTGGGAGGATCTCGTGCATACGAGGACGCTGGGGATGCAGAGAGCAATGAAGAGCAGGAGATTGAAGAGAGTGATGAGGATATGGAGAATGGGTGGGAGGGCCATGAACACACAAGCAAGAAACCAAAGGCATCTAGATTTGAAAATGGCAATGGTAATGCACTTGCGGTTGTGGGAAGGGCTAGCCATGGTAATGGCAGTGGGAGAGATGATACTGAGAAGGGAAAACAAACGTACCCGTATCTGTGGGAGGCTGTTGAGGAGCTATCAAAGGAGCACCCGAGTGGGCCAGTGTTCAGAAAGGCATTTGGTGTGCTTCAGAAGTCAAAGGCACGAGCAATGGAGGAGAAGCTGCGGACGTTCAGAATGTCTGAGATCAGGCAGCAGCTGCGTCGGATGGACCTGATGAAGGAGACAGTGGAGATGGTGCTTGATGCTCTGGACGGTGCATATTGATTAGGTTGAAATTGATAAACTGCTGGATTCTGGAATCAGTGGTTCGGTGAGTATTTTGCTCAAAAGGGTGACTTAAGTCTTCCAGTTACCTGGAAGAGCTTTGGTCTAGTTTTATGGATATATGGTTCCGGCTGTATCAGCTTTTGTGGCGAAGGACATAATACCCTTGATCCCAACTAGACCTAGATTGAGGAATTATGACTGCTTGTTATCCTCCCTGAAAGGATTATGCTCTGTGCTCTGTGTTTAGGTCCTAACTTAAGCCTATTTATCATGCTGTTGCTGCTATGGTTCTGTTTAATGTTAATTACATCTTTGGCTATATCCATTTCAGTTTTCCCTTCTCAACTGCATCTGTAAATATGATCATTGCATTTCATTGAGGTTGAATCTAGCTTGACATTTGTCAAACTTTTGCCACCGGGTGAACTGAATGAATACAAGCTTGGTGCCTGTTAGATTCTTCCAACCGAAGGAACTAAAATCAGTGTCTGCTGAAATGATATATTTTTGATTGGTCAGGATTCAAGGATTAAGGATTGTGAAGTGCAATCAGATTTGTTGCTCGAAGTTGTTTACCCTTGATGACTCTAGTCACTCCCTGCACTTGTGACTTGCTGCATTTGGTTATGGAGGTTGAAAACACTTCTCCCGGTTACATTTGATATAGAATGAGGAAAGTTTCAATCCATAGTGGTCAATTGCTCTTTTGTGAGCAATGTGTAAGTGATCGGAACTGGAGAATGTAGCAATCTGATACATGGAGAGATTGTTTAGAGCTATCCAAGTTTTGTTTTGTTCTGTTCAAAATTGTCCCAGAAGTCGGTTGGTGCAGTGAAACACGACAGTGAGTTCATCATTGACGTGCTTATCATATAGCTTCAGGGATAAGCAAGGGATTTACTTTATGTAGGCTGTTATGTTTTTGTTACCATGTTCGTGGTGATCGGCTAAAGGCTaaaggggatttttttttcccGTTGAAATTTGTAACCTGTTTGGGTAGCTCAGATTTGGGCAATAATCTCTAGGTTGAGTTCAACTCCTACAAAAGTCCATCCATAGAGTATGAAAACGTTCGCAGTACATAACATGGCTAAGGGCATCAATCGGGACAAACTTTTCTGAACATGGTATCTTAACCAACTAGGACCTTGTTAAGGATAATAAACCTTTTCTACTGGAATTGGATCATCGACATCAGGTTTTATTGCTTGTACATACCATATGTATAAGAGCAGAGTATCTTGAGGCTTTGTTGTCTGACAGCTCAACATGTTTGTCTTTATGCTTAAATGTACATTTTCCAGGACCTTTGAAGCACACATCTTGTATCATCACTAATCACGAGCAACCTGCATCTGTGTTTGTGACTGTCTGTATGAACACTTGCATATCTTCACACATACCATTTCATCTTGAAATAATCAAATATGCttaattttcaaaaataatcaAATATGCATCTTCTTCGCATACATTTTATTTATAGTTAATGTTAAATTATTAATACAAGTGATTATAGTACTAAAAAAGGGCGTCTTCTCACCGCTTTGGCAGATAATTCCGGTCACTGACACCCTTGACCCAGGCTTTGTCCTGGTCCTGCCTCGCTGCCTTCCCGTTCCCGAACGGAACGGCACCGGCAGTCCGGCATGGCGGCGCTTTCACACGCCCCAGGCGAAAGCGAGCAAAGCAATCCCACGATTCAAAACCCGGCCAAAACCCTAGCCAACTCCTCCCCGCACCCCCTCGCCGGCATGGCCCTGGAGAGctcggccgccaccgccaccgccggggcggggtcagGCTCCGACGGCGAGGCGGACGCCACCCGCTTTTACAGCCGCCGCTGTAGCAGGTCCCCGTCCCCGATCCCCCTCCCGGTCCCGATCCCGCTCCAAGACCCCTCCCCCCAACATCCCCCCTAGATCCGCCGCGCTCTCCTCCATTCCAACCTCCGCGGGGGCCGACGTCGCGGCCGCACCCGACGCcgacgcgggcgccggcggccgcgccccgtCGCCGAGGCGCGGGGACGGCAAGGGACCCCCCGGCGACCACCTGGACTCCGATGCGGACGCCGACACCGGCAGCGGCCGCCGCGTCCCTTCCCCGAggcgccgcggcgagcgctCCCCAAGCTTCCATTCCGGCTcggacgccgacgccggccGCGTGCCGTCCCCGAGGCGCAACCGCGAGCCCACCCCGCGCCTCCACTCCGACTCTGACTCCGACAACTCCGTCGCCACCGCCAACTTCACCGCCACCACCTCAGAAGATGACGGCGGAGGTGCCggcgccgcgtcgccgtcgcctcgcCCCCGTCCATCCTCCCCCATCAAGGTCTCCAGCATCAAGCCCATCCGCACGCGCCCGATGGACGTGCCCTTCCGCGATGCTGCGGCGTCCTCCGACCTCCGCACCAAGCGCCGCCACAGGCCCATTGAGCGTCGCACCCCGGAGTACCAGAAGCGGCCGTCCCGGGTTTGGAGCCCTGAAGACGAGCTCACCATACTGAATGCCCTCATTGAGTACCTgtgacacctccggtgtttagcacgGTTTAAACATGCAATTAATATCAAATGACACAGTTAACCCTAGTTTGGTGATTACTTAAAAACCGAAATTTTGTTTAAATACACcgaaaagtcaactctcacccctttgttcaaatgaacttttgcccaaaacgaaagttgtagagtttgacaagataaacaaccttcgtgttcaaagtttttcaagttacaacatgaaatttggagttagcCCCGAAAAACAAGTGGGttcattaaacttgaattcgaatttttaactttcaaatcGTTGCTCAAAcgaagttttgcctgaaaggaaagttgtaggaaatggaattttgaacaactttcgtgttcaaaatttttcgagtttcaattaaAAATCTTGAGTTTGGACTGAGTCAAATCGCTgacttttattttctctctccactccttttctctctctctccctcgctgaccCTCCCGTCTCTGCGCGCGCGCAGGCACTTGAGCGCGCCGCGCAtgcgctcgctgcgccgctgccgcgagCTTGCtgcgctcgctgccgccgcactgccttgccgcgccgctgacccccttccccgctcgagtgcgcacgcgcccggacgccgctcgctgccgcccgcccgcaCGGCACCCTCGCCACCAGAGCTCGCTGCGCCTGCCGCGGCGCCAGCGCTGCCCCGCCGCCTGGCCACGCCACGCACGCCCTTCCCCGCCGTTGACCCCGCGCCCGCATTCGAGTGCTCGCCTGCCTCGCTGTGCCCATGCTCGAGTGCTGGCACtccgcgacgacggcgacgcgacgagccgccgccacgccaGTGCGCCCGCCCTTAATTCCTCCCCTGCCGAGCTCCCCTCTGCAGCCTCTCCTCCCCATTTTGCTTCGCCACCCCGCGTTtccgctcctcccctctccgTTCCACCCCAAACCGAGCTCCCCCTCCGCTCCCCGCGccctggaacgccgccgcccatgccattgccgccgccgagcaccacctcaccgcggagcccctatctccggcctccctccgccccaACAGAGCCCCGGAACGGGATCCCCACCTCCCATTGGTGCTCACCGgccccctcctctgtccgcaACGGCCACCGAAGCTCGCCGGGGCagagccgccgccagcgccgcccgccgcggaacTCCCTCTTCCGCCCTTCCTCGACCCAAATTGACTCGCTCACGAGCTCCCTCACCTCCCACCGGTGCTCGACGACCCAAACTCCACTGCCCAgagccgccggagcgccgccgccgcagctcgccacTGCCGCCGGCCATGCTGCTACGCCGCTGACCCtactccggccatccccgtcgACCACAACACCCACCCACaggtagagctcggtgagctcttACCCCTGGAtgccatccccgccgccggcgagcctcctcctcgccgggaaacccccgccgccgcctcctctgtcccAACTCCGACCAATGGGGTTATGTGTGAACCCCCAATTTGTTCCAGGGGCTTAGATGCAAGTttacatttcctttttctttttgttttgaaaaacagcaaacttgtaaattcgtttaaaaatcgtagaaaaatcagaaaaatgcaaactcaactgttctggaatctttgcaaagagatctacaattttttctacatgaactttttattttctcaataatttttacttcatttaaaatacaaagaaaatgtactttatattagatctcaagttacaagcatgagttgtcagccatttttggtcagtaggtacatgttagatgtataaccTTGGGTAAAAGTTTCGCGGACAGTTGACATGCCTAGCTATtagtttatttaaatcttgatgtatgcctagtataaatatttttgtttttccaAGTTGTTCCACCTTGAACCACAAGCTGAAACTATTTCAGTGCCTCTGAGTTGTTACCTGGATGCTCTATAAAAATGTAGGGACTTTTTACCCAAGCAGAACATGCTCAAGTGTTTTATGCTATGAATAGATACACTAAActaagaaaaatagttcctctgcctagaaaaatctgatgtTTTTAGAGGAGCTGCTATTTTAGTACTGTATCTTGCTAGAAAATTTTTGACCTCTGAAACTCATTAGAACTACCTGTAGAAATTAATTTTCTTTACGGCAGTTGTACTTTGCTCTATTTTTCATGACCGGTACAATGCTTGTTTatttgtgaaaaatttatggcaaGCTCATCTTTAGGAAAAAAACACTCAGTTAAATTTTCATtaccagtacttgcatagttgGACCTGTAAAATTCAGttttgtttctagcagtagctgtttgttttatttttcatggttaataggctgtatgaaatgggctgaaaatttcacaataggcaagttactcagatatgtaccttgcataaaaatttcaaacccagaatctctgtgtaactttaattatgataagaacatgcttaacctagtaataaattagaaaaatcaTTTCTGTTGCTGCATAGGGAGAAAAAGGTAAAATCCACCCTAgttactttgtgaagtcagatataacggttattactctataaatgattgcccaaaatgatgtaacagaatattttgcaaatcatcttgagttgcgttggattacaactctatagtgaagaattaaataaatcgttgtcactaaagtaactcacgcttatgcatttcatatagatttgactactctcccagacggtacgtacgagctggtgccggagtccgagagtgagcagcgtgaagctcaagtgaatctaactgaaatccctgaagacctgaaccagagttcagaagagcccaaggctagctccgctaaggaaggcaagccccggagcatgttctacctattttaaatttatgcaactattcatattcctatttatttgtgcatttaagttgcaggaattgtttggaatcttagttgcatgatcctaggtacctatgcttgaacactagtatgtgtaggtcgttagttggctatgctaatggttcggtagaagtcgagtgatttcctgtcactcgcgagctcataggagttgaatgcttactacacactgcaatataaggtttacgggcggggttgttgtactcgtgataccccgtctgtttagcgaaaatggataaggccgcggtgtgtggtagtggtggttaagcgtttgaacgtactaaccacatgccgagaatatggtaatcggtaagcttaagtacatgatggaaccggccgtggaacatactccccactgtctggtctatggtcacgcacgggtgcagggcaccctagggcggtgggcctgttccatgcccggggaaaaaggggaaaagtcgtgtgggtgattgtattccccatgcgtgtgtttaggtatgcctggccaggttaacaaattcgattcgaatcgtccatctctcacggatattgagactgcttaacccttttgccacatagagtaagaagtggaacaatgatgatgagaaatatgattgaatgatgaaaaataattgtttttcaccatgcatgctttagggtagatgctaatgtagaatggttaatcaaactagaacttgaaagctaaaatcggaaaataaggacttactctttattgcttttcggcaaagacaaacccctcaagccaaaaaccttgcatgtctagttagagggctaattatatcctagtcgggtaagtcttgctgaatattagtatactcagccttacttgtggctccactttattttcaggtgatacttttgaagatcagatagctagtttgacttggccgtgtgttttaccgcctggttggtcggtggagtgagatacgactccggccaacgatgataATGCCGAGTGATGctatgtacgggcttcatcatgacatcatgtatcgtcgtttagaactcgttttatttccgctgcagtgaactctgaactgcTTTCAATTCGAACTTCAAATACCTTTTGGAGATTTcgaaactggtttgtaataattaagttaagactctgtaatgtaatgtatctgtgaaatattgtactctctggactcaccttcgtgtgggttgcatgtaagctttgggttcgatcgacgcctaggtggattcttcgggactttttccgacagcactgccgaattactccgtttgaagtgcgtgttagccgagattatctttaagatgatggttagcgcacttgagccggattaattagggcggtactgccacagtaCCGTGCCAAGGAAGGCCGGCTCCCTGGGTCGAGCCAGGAGCACAGGCAAGCTACACTTGCAGATTTATGGTCGGCTCACTGCTAATGCATCCACTACCCAGCTTAGTGACAAGGGCAGGCGCCTCAAGCATAAGTACAAGTTGCAGGTCAAACGTGCAAAGAATGGACGGGTTCCTGACTTGCCAACAGAGCATGACCGTAGTGTCTATGAACTTAGCAAGAAAGTTTGGAGATTGAAGAGTCTAGAAGGGAGATCTCTTGTGCACGAGGATACAGGGGATGCAGAGAGCAATGAAGAGCAGGGGATCAAGGAGAACGATGAGGATACGGATAATGGGGGAGAACACCATGATCGCACGAGCAAGAAGCCAAAGACATCTAGATTTGAGAATGGCAACGATAATGCAACTCTCTCTGTGGGTAGGGCTAGCCATGGCGATGGCAGTGGGAGAGATAGTGCTGAGAAGGGAAAGCAAATTTACCCGTACCTGTGGGCGGCTGTCGAGGAGCTGTCAAAGGAGCACCCCAGTGGACCAATATTCCGGAAGGTGTTTGGTTTACTTGAAAAGTCAAAGGCAAGAGCGATAGAGGAGAAGCTACGGAAGTTCAGAATGTCAGTGATCAGGCTGCAGCTGAATCGGATGGACTTGACGAAGTTGTCAGTGGGGATGGTGCTCGATGCACTGGGAGGGGCATACTGAAGGTTGGAATTGACATACTGCTGGATTCTGGAATCTGTGGTACAGTGACTATGTTGCTCAAAAAGGGTAACCCAAGTCTTCTGGGTGCCTCCAAGAGTCTTGTTCTGGTGTTATGCATATATGATTTGTTGTGTCCACTTTTGTGGTGATCCAAACTAGACCTAGACCTAGACCAAGGAGTTATGACCAATGCTTGTTATCCTCCCCGAAAAATTATACTTTATGTCCTCAGGTTCTAATTAATTGCCTATTTGTCATGCCATTGTTATGTTTCTGTTTAATGTTAATTACTTTGGCTATATCCATTTCAGTTTTTCCTTTCCAAATGCATCTGTAAGGTTTGGTGCTTGCTAGGTTCTTCCAGCCAAAGGAACTAAAATCAGTGTGCGCTGAAATGATATATGTTGGGTGGGTCAATAGTCAAGACTCAGGACCAAGGAATACAGAATGCAATCTGATAGGTCGCTCATAGTTATTTACCCTTGATGATTCTCATGTACTCCCCTGCATTATGGCTAGCTAAATTTGGCTTCTATTTGAGAATAACGTCTCTTCAGGTTATATTTGATATAAGCCCTGTTTGGCAGTATTTGCAGCTCTAGGAATTCTGGATCCGAATCTGGAGGCACGTCGAGGGCATTTAGATGAACCATTTTGTTTACAGTTTGgattaaatataaatatttcaGCCATTTTAATTTAGGCTACAAACTGCAGGTCCAACCTAGATATCAGAACTGGACCTGTCTCAACCGTTAAAGGATGAACCTATGCTGGTCAATTGCTCTTTTGTATGCAATATGACCGTTAAGTGCTTGGAGAATGTAGCAACCTGGATGCTTGGAAAGATTATGTAGATTTATCCAAGTATTTTGTTCTGAAACTGTCCCAGTAGTCGGTGAGTGAATGATGACAGAGTTACTTCATCACATTCCTAGGGGTTCACTTCTATGTGGATTATTATGTTTTGTGAATGGTTAATCTAAAGGCTAAAGTTAAAGGGATTCCTTTTGGGAATATTTTGTGGTTAAGAACCTGTTGTTCCTGTTTGGATAGCGCGGATTTGACCCTGAACCTGTAGGATTGAGTTCAATTCCTAGAACAGTCTACATCAAAAGGGTCTGAAAAAGTTTAACAGTATATCCATCTAAGGGCATCAATTGGGATAACTTTCCATCCATGGTATCTTAACCATCTAGGACCTTGTTTAGGATGATCAAACTTGTTCTTTAGGATGATCAAACTTGTTCTCCAACTGGAATTGAAGCATCGTTTGTTGGAGGGGCATCTGCTTTTATTGCTTATACATACTGTTTGTATGAGCAGTTGAGTACTGTCACACTTGGGCTAGCCTGTCAGGTGGGAAATATGGTTGGCCACCTGAAGTATTGAAATTCTGCAATTTCGCCCCAACAAACTATGTTCTTGGGCATAGATAGCATTAATCTGGAGCCTTTGTTATCTTTCATTATGCTCTTGATTGTAGATGGCCCTGGACCGGACCTTTaagccacacacacacacagtgtgtgtgtgtatatatatatatatatcttgtatcttcaCGCGGAAGCTGCTTGCATGATTGTGACTGTCCATAAGAACACTTGAATATCATCACAGATGCACATCATTTCATCTTGAAATGATCAAACATTGCCTGGTGTTTCCTTTGTCTATCACCGTGCCATGATTTATCTTTTGGTTATCACACTAGATTCAGAATGGAAGGCAGGAGTAATAACTGTGGTTAGAAAGGAAGTTATTTGATCTGGACGCTCTAGATGTTCGGAGGTCAGTTTGGTTGCTCTGAGCCTTATGGCTTGTGGAAACTGTCGAAAGCTTAATTCCTGTATGGCTCAAGCTTACTGCGtcctccttttttctttttgagggaATCCTCCTGTGAGTACTCCTGATGGATCCCCGGCCCAAAATGACACTGGGATTGAGCTCACTTATGTTTGCTCGCTTAGTGCGCTAGGTGTCTTGAGCAAAGGGAAAATTCTCCTGAAAGTCGAACTTTTTCAACGAAATTTCGTTGTCTGAGATCCCGACTCGTGATATGCCACCAAGGTCACGACTGTGAATAACAATGTTTTCCTGAATGCTCGACCGGTTCTGTACGTTTACAGAAAAGAAGCTTTCAGGTGCTGTTTGGTTTGTTGTTTCGTAACGTAATCAGCTGGCAGTATAAAGCGGTTTCGATTGTTTTTATTTGATTATGGATCTCTGTAATTGGTTACCGTGTAATCAGATCCCACCCCTAACAACTCTGATTGCACCCGATGCACAACCTGTGGGAAGCTAAGGTTGAGTGTCTCAGTCTGTGCGCCCAGGCAGCAATGGACCATGACGATTTCTATGGTAACTACTACTGGGATGGCAACTGATTAGACATGGCTGATAAGATTGATGACTAGCTTGGTCAGCTCAGTACGATCATATAGAAGCCTTTTGGGCACgagctcctttttttttttttgatgtatGAATGTACTGACAAGGCAAGGCTCTTTTGTATGGTTGGATGAATGATCGTCCTGCTCGACTGCTCTTGAGCCTTTACATGTAGTGAGAAGGTCTGCTTCAGGCCTGCCGGCGGTGAGCCGGTGAACTGGAGAGGCTTACCGACGATGGAGATGCAGTTCCTGAGGGCGACCGTGAAACTGCCGCCGGAAAATGCGTTCCATCAACACTCTGTTGATCGGATTTGCTTGGCGTTCCAGCCTGATACCTCTGGCGTGCGAGATGTTCGGATTCTTGGGAACAAGGCGTCGTTCAGGGTTGTGTATGATCTGCAGAAGATGACCTTTGGCTTCCAGGCACGGGCTTCTTGAACACTGCAGGTTACAATTGCCATCACTATCGATGGTGAAaaataatgttttttttatGGCCATGGTGAAAAATAATGTTGAGCAATGAGTTGAACAATAAT
The Panicum virgatum strain AP13 chromosome 6N, P.virgatum_v5, whole genome shotgun sequence genome window above contains:
- the LOC120678949 gene encoding GLABROUS1 enhancer-binding protein-like translates to MAPKRPAAAGAPPGSGSDASDREAGDVRYTRRRRRNSPSPVRSPSRFRSRSRSPSRSRSKTPPPNLRPNAAALSSTPTSAGADFAAASDSDAGGRASPPRRGDRKGPPRDRLDSDADADARSGGRAPSPRRRGERSPSFHSDSDADAAGRVRSPRRNRERTPRLRSDSDSDNSLAPAGSEDEGAGDASPLPRARRSSRIETSNIKPVSTRPMEVPRRASAGSSRRSSKRRHSSPEQQKRPPRVWSPEDEITILFALIDYRAKKGRLPASIQDTGKVHSQISGQLTANASTTQLSDKIRRLKHKYKLLVTRAKNGRDPDLPTEHERDVYELSKRVWGFTSGGALGGSRAYEDAGDAESNEEQEIEESDEDMENGWEGHEHTSKKPKASRFENGNGNALAVVGRASHGNGSGRDDTEKGKQTYPYLWEAVEELSKEHPSGPVFRKAFGVLQKSKARAMEEKLRTFRMSEIRQQLRRMDLMKETVEMVLDALDGAY